The Rhinolophus sinicus isolate RSC01 linkage group LG09, ASM3656204v1, whole genome shotgun sequence genome includes a window with the following:
- the NDUFV2 gene encoding NADH dehydrogenase [ubiquinone] flavoprotein 2, mitochondrial: protein MFFSAALRTRATRLTTHWGRHIRNLHKTVVHNGAGGALFVHRDTPENNPDTPFDFTPENYKRIEAIVKNYPEGHKAAAVLPVLDLAQRQNGWLPISAMNKVAEVLQVPPMRVYEVATFYTMYNRKPVGKYHIQVCTTTPCMLRNSDSILEAIQKKLGIKVGETTSDKLFTLIEVECLGACVNAPMVQINDNYYEDLTPKDIEEIIDELKAGKIPKPGPRSGRFSCEPAGGLTSLTEPPKGPGFGVQAGL, encoded by the exons ggAAGACATATAAGGAATTTGCATAAGACAGTGGTGCATAATGGAGCTGGAGGAGCTTTATTTGTG CACAGAGATACACCTGAGAATAACCCAGATACTCCATTTGATTTCACACCAGAAAACTATAAG AGGATAGAGGCGATTGTGAAAAACTATCCAGAAGGGCATAAAGCAGCAGCTGTACTTCCAGTTCTGGATTTAGCCCAAAGACAGAATGGATGGCTGCCCATCTCCGCGATGAATAAG gTTGCAGAAGTATTACAAGTACCTCCAATGAGAGTATATGAAGTAGCAACATTTTATACAATGTATAATCGAAAGCCAGTTGGGAAGTATCACATTCAGGTCTGCACTACTACACCTTGCATGCTTCGAAACTCTGACAGCATACTGGAGGCCATTCAGAAAAAACTTG gaaTAAAGGTTGGGGAGACTACATCTGACAAACTTTTCACTCTTATAGAGGTGGAATGTTTAGGGGCCTGTGTAAACGCACCAATGGTTCAAATAAATGACAACTACTAT GAGGATCTGACACCTAAGGATATTGAGGAGATTATTGATGAGCTCAAGGCTGGCAAAATTCCAAAACCTGGGCCAAg gaGTGGACGCTTCTCTTGTGAGCCAGCTGGGGGTCTTACCTCTTTGACTGAACCACCCAAAGGACCTGGTTTTGGTGTACAAGCAGGCCTTTAA